CGCTAGCAAGCTGAACAACGTTCGCCAAAGATTTACCTTTAGACGTTCTTGTTCCTAGAGGAAGTTTGTGCACCTTACACCAGTAAACTTTACCTTTATCTGTGAACACTAAAAGCATTGTCTTCGTGCTCGCAGAGAAAAGATCCGTTACATAGTCTTCTTCTTTCGTCTCCATGCCTTTCAAACCTTTACCACCACGTTTTTGCGTGCGGTATTCCGCTGTCGGCATTCGCTTAATCAGACCTGTGTTTGTCACAGTGACAACCATGTCTTCATCGGCGATCAAATCTTCGTCTTCGATATCATCCAAGCTTCCTTGGATTTGTGTGCGGCGAGGATCTGCGTAACGTTTTTTGATATCTTCAAGCTCAGATACGATAATTTTATAAATTTCACGAACGTCGGAAAGGACGAATTTCAACCAGTCGATTTGTTTCATCAATTCTGCAAGTTCAGCGATGATTTTATCACGCTCCAAACCTGTCAAACGTTGAAGACGCATTTCCAAAATCGCAACGGCTTGTTTTTCAGAGAATTCGAATTTCTGCATCAAAGCTTCGCGGGCAGCGTTTGCCTCCTTAGAAGCACGGATAGTTTTGATAACCTCTTCGATATGATCGAGGGCTTTTTTCAAACCTTCCAAGATATGCGCGCGCTCTTGGGCTTTCTTAAGTTCAAAGATACAACGTTTCGTAACAACGTCACGACGGTGATCCACGAACGCTTCCAGCATGCCTTTAAGATCGAAAGTAACCGGTTGGTTTTTCGCATCCAAAGCCAGCATGATAATACCCAAGCTGATTTGCATTTGCGTGAATTTGTAAAGACGATTCAAGATCACGCTGGCGTTTTCACCGCGCTTCAATTGAATCACGATACGCATACCTTCACGCGAAGACTCATCGCGGATATCAGAGATACCTTCGATTTGTTTGTCACGAACAAGGTCCGCAATGCTTTCGATCAATTTTGCTTTATTAACTTGGTAAGGAATCTCGGTAACGATGATTTCTTCACGGTCTTTAACCTGAACGATTTCCGCAACCGCTTTCAAAGAGATAATTCCGCGGCCTTTTTTATAAGCCTGAAGAATACCTTCGCGACCTGCAATCACACCGTAAGACGGGAAGTCCGGTCCCTTGATATGTTGCATGAGATCTTCAAGTTGGCAGTCCGGATTATTGATCAAGTGCACGCAACCGTCGATCACTTCTCCTAAGTTATGTGGAGGAATGTTCGTCGCCATACCTACGGCGATACCCGCAGAACCGTTCACTAAAAGATTCGGAAACTTTGCAGGAAGAACCGTTGGAATTTCTAAAGAGTCATCGTAGTTCGGACCGAAAGAAACTGTTTCTTTTTCGAGGTCGTTAAGAAGTTCTTCAGCAAGGCTCGTTAAACGAATCTCCGTGTAACGCATGGCTGCCGGGCTATCACCGTCGATAGAACCGAAGTTTCCTTGTCCATCCTCAAGCGGGTAGCGCAAAGAGAAGTCTTGCGCCATACGAACCATTGTATCGTAAACGGAAGCGTCACCATGCGGATGGTATTTACCGATAACATCCCCGACCACACGAGCCGACTTCAAGTACGGTCTGTTGTGGCGGTTGTTCATTTCACTTTGTGCAAAAAGAACGCGACGGTGAACCGGTTTCAAACCGTCACGCACGTCAGGAAGAGCACGTCCCACGATAACTGACATCGAGTACTGCAAGTATGCTCCGCGCATTTCCTTACTAATATCGACGAGGGTTACGCCTTTTTCTTGATTATTTTCCATAGATCACCAGTTTCAAAAACTAAAATTAAACATCCAAACTACGAGCAAGAAGAGCATTGTCGTGGATAAACTGACGACGAGGCTCAACCATTTCACCCATCAGAATCGAGAACGTCTCGTCGGCCGCAACAGCGTCGTCGATCGTCACTTTCAAAAGGGTTCTGTTTTCTTTATTGAGCGTTGTTTCCCACAACTGCTCTGGGTTCATCTCTCCCAATCCTTTGTAACGTTGGATGTAGATTCCTTTTTTCGTAGATTCCATCACATGCGTATAGAAGTCGTTGTAGTTTTCAAACTGAACTTCTGTTTCACCTTCAAGAATCGTCAACGGAAGAGTACTGATAGTTTGGATTTGCGCCCAGATCTTACGAAGTTCGATAATCTCTGAAGAACGTAGGTTGTCCTGACCAAACTTCGTCGTCATGCGATCGGCGTATCGAACAGTGTAGATGTCAGCATAAGAACGGCCTGCTTCATCTTTTTTAACTTCGCCTTTGTACTCCGTGATTCCCAATTTTTGATCCGCATTAATCCATGCGCCCAAATCTTTCAAAGCGGTTTCGATTTTCTTATCGTCAGCCAGCAAACCTTCGAAGTCGTTCACTTTGCTTAACAAGAAATACAAAACATCTTTGTCGTATTTTTTCGAGGAAACACGAAGCAAGTCGTTGAAACGTTGAATATTCAAGATCAACTGACGAAGTTCTGATTCAGGAAGATTTTCTTTGCCTTTAATTTTGAAGTTATTCAAACCAGAGCTCAAAAGATACTCTGTCAGAGCCGCTTCATTTTTCAAATAAGTTTCTTCTTTGCCTTTTTTCGCTCTGTAAAGAGGCGGTTGCGCAATGTAAACGTAACCACGCTCAAGAACCATCGGCATTTGACGATAGAAGAACGTCAAAAGAAGAGTCATGATGTGCGATCCGTCGACGTCGGCATCGGTCATGATGA
This region of Bdellovibrio sp. 22V genomic DNA includes:
- the gyrA gene encoding DNA gyrase subunit A produces the protein MENNQEKGVTLVDISKEMRGAYLQYSMSVIVGRALPDVRDGLKPVHRRVLFAQSEMNNRHNRPYLKSARVVGDVIGKYHPHGDASVYDTMVRMAQDFSLRYPLEDGQGNFGSIDGDSPAAMRYTEIRLTSLAEELLNDLEKETVSFGPNYDDSLEIPTVLPAKFPNLLVNGSAGIAVGMATNIPPHNLGEVIDGCVHLINNPDCQLEDLMQHIKGPDFPSYGVIAGREGILQAYKKGRGIISLKAVAEIVQVKDREEIIVTEIPYQVNKAKLIESIADLVRDKQIEGISDIRDESSREGMRIVIQLKRGENASVILNRLYKFTQMQISLGIIMLALDAKNQPVTFDLKGMLEAFVDHRRDVVTKRCIFELKKAQERAHILEGLKKALDHIEEVIKTIRASKEANAAREALMQKFEFSEKQAVAILEMRLQRLTGLERDKIIAELAELMKQIDWLKFVLSDVREIYKIIVSELEDIKKRYADPRRTQIQGSLDDIEDEDLIADEDMVVTVTNTGLIKRMPTAEYRTQKRGGKGLKGMETKEEDYVTDLFSASTKTMLLVFTDKGKVYWCKVHKLPLGTRTSKGKSLANVVQLASGESVRAILPVDEFNENKYVVMLTEKGVIKKTSLDAFANPRTAGIIALTTDLDDGVIDVKISDGQSDIFIATKEGMSIRFNENDVRGMGRTARGVKAITLAKDDIVVAMEVLEKNTTDTILMVTSKGYGKRSETGEYRVQSRGGVGIITQKTTDKVGVVIGTKKVSEKHELILSTDKGQVIRMKMTDISVLGRNTQGVRLINIDEKEETVTGVAVVEDEGSEESTPAPTTEGVTQ